One Anaerolineae bacterium genomic window carries:
- a CDS encoding arginine--tRNA ligase, with product MQPVRERVADAVRRGFEQAQAAGALPAFEIPEIPVERPRQGGHGDYASPAAMQAARLARMAPVRIAEAVRAHLPREPFIGAVEVAPPGFLNFTLSDAWLASQVETVLAEGERFGRTNMGQGVRVQVEYGSANPTGPLHVGFARNVVLGDALANLLAEVGYDVQREYYVNDAGTQMRQFQESLYARYAQALGLDVPVPETGYQGWYLAQWGREIAEAEGRRFLDLPYEEALAEIGEYGLQNKVLPSVRADVEAMGIRYDRWFSERDLYRDGTFDRAMEVLRQGGYLVEREGAVWFEATKLGADKDEVVIRSSGLPGYFASDIAYHYDKFVNRGFDLVVDVWGADHQGHLPRMKAMMEGLGLDPDRLRIVIYQLVTLKRGGEVVRLSKRTGDMITLRELIDEVSPDAIRYFLVSRSPDSQMDFDLELAVKRSEENPVFYVQYAHARIASVLRLAQASSLDYDQADLSLLGHPSEMALIRQMLQFPEVLVDAAADFSPHRLAYYAYDLARAFHAFYRDCRIVSSLAEDAEVTKARLRLSLAAKVALARALEVMGMSAPERM from the coding sequence GTGCAGCCCGTACGAGAGAGAGTGGCGGATGCAGTGAGGAGGGGATTTGAGCAGGCGCAGGCAGCCGGGGCGCTGCCCGCCTTCGAAATCCCGGAGATCCCGGTGGAGCGGCCGCGCCAGGGGGGTCACGGCGACTACGCCTCGCCGGCTGCCATGCAGGCGGCCCGGCTGGCCCGTATGGCGCCGGTGCGGATCGCCGAAGCGGTGCGGGCTCACCTTCCCCGGGAGCCATTCATTGGCGCGGTTGAGGTAGCGCCGCCGGGCTTCCTGAACTTTACCCTGAGCGACGCCTGGCTTGCATCTCAGGTAGAAACCGTGCTTGCCGAGGGGGAGCGCTTCGGCCGGACGAACATGGGGCAGGGCGTGAGGGTACAGGTGGAGTACGGCAGCGCCAACCCCACTGGCCCTCTCCACGTAGGGTTTGCCCGGAACGTGGTGCTGGGCGACGCCTTGGCGAACCTCCTGGCCGAGGTGGGGTACGACGTCCAGAGAGAGTACTACGTCAATGACGCCGGCACGCAGATGCGTCAGTTCCAGGAGAGCCTGTACGCCCGTTACGCCCAGGCTCTGGGACTGGATGTCCCGGTGCCAGAGACGGGATACCAGGGCTGGTACCTGGCGCAGTGGGGCCGGGAGATCGCAGAGGCAGAGGGCAGACGCTTCTTGGACCTTCCATACGAGGAGGCGCTAGCGGAGATCGGCGAGTACGGCCTGCAGAACAAGGTGCTGCCCAGTGTGCGGGCCGATGTCGAGGCTATGGGCATCCGCTACGACCGCTGGTTCTCGGAGCGCGACCTCTACCGCGACGGGACTTTCGACAGGGCCATGGAGGTACTGCGCCAGGGAGGGTACCTAGTGGAACGCGAGGGGGCCGTCTGGTTCGAGGCCACTAAGCTGGGGGCCGACAAGGACGAGGTGGTGATCCGCTCGTCCGGCCTGCCGGGCTACTTCGCTTCCGATATCGCATATCACTACGACAAGTTCGTCAACCGCGGCTTTGACCTCGTCGTTGACGTGTGGGGTGCCGATCATCAGGGGCATTTGCCTCGGATGAAGGCCATGATGGAGGGTCTGGGTCTGGACCCGGATCGGCTGCGCATCGTCATCTACCAGCTGGTGACGCTGAAGCGGGGCGGGGAGGTGGTGCGCCTATCGAAGCGGACGGGCGATATGATTACCCTGCGGGAGCTGATTGACGAGGTCAGCCCGGACGCGATTCGCTACTTCCTGGTCTCGCGCTCGCCCGACAGCCAGATGGATTTTGACCTGGAGTTGGCGGTCAAGCGAAGCGAGGAGAACCCGGTATTCTACGTGCAGTACGCGCACGCTCGCATCGCCAGTGTGCTGCGGCTGGCCCAGGCGTCTTCTCTCGACTATGACCAGGCGGACCTAAGCCTGTTGGGACACCCAAGCGAGATGGCGCTCATCCGGCAGATGCTCCAGTTCCCCGAGGTGTTGGTGGACGCGGCGGCGGACTTCTCGCCCCATCGGTTGGCGTACTACGCCTATGACCTGGCGCGGGCGTTCCACGCCTTCTACCGTGACTGTCGCATCGTGAGCAGTTTGGCTGAGGATGCGGAGGTGACCAAGGCCAGGCTGCGGCTGTCGCTGGCGGCCAAGGTGGCTCTGGCGCGGGCTCTGGAGGTAATGGGGATGAGCGCCCCGGAGCGGATGTAG
- the polA gene encoding DNA polymerase I, which translates to MVQLHDKENCQVSSRPLLMIVDGHSLLYRAFHGVPDALASRQGEPTNAIYGFTAMLLNVLRDWHPTYALVAMDVGRSFRHEKAKEYKANREQMPDSLRSQLERARELLQALHIPAVGLEGWEADDIIGTVSEKANERGIEVLIVTGDTDALQLVDGGVRVLTPGRRFSDPVVYDRRRVVERYGLEPEQLADFKALVGDKSDNVAGVKGIGEKTAAELLRQYKTLEGIYEHLDEIQNARARRALEGREAEALRNRELVTIWRDVPLELDLDQCRVGQGDMAALEQLFRELDFRSLMGRLTEQQEGQLSLFTAPAPAEGPRETSASEATTEYEIVDSVVALEKLAAAAADAEMIALDVESDALDAVSSALVGISLALEEGRGYYIPVGHRSEGNGNLDLDEVRRVLGPVLMDPAVEKVAHNSKYDWEMLQRHGLHASGPDFDTMVAEWILNPDQRSFGLKAVAWGRLGVEMTPITDIIGKGRRQRSMADCEVREVAPYAAADADATLRLRPLLERELREREQWRLFREVEMPLVPVLAEMELKGVRIDVDYLREFSAELERRLEEITTQIRLLAGYPLNVNSTQQLSDLLFNQLRLPCGGLRRTASGHYSTAAEVLEELRGEHEVVDLILEHRQLSKLKSTYAEALPGLVNPHTGRVHTSYNQTATVTGRLSSSDPNLQNIPIRTELGRRIRRAFTAEPGSLLIGADYSQVELRILAHVSQDPRLLRAFAEGLDIHASTAALTYGVPIEQVTPEMRRISKTVNFAVIYGVSAFGLARQSDLSEAESRAFIEAYFRNYPKVREYIEGVRASVAEKGYVETLLGRRRYFPQLSGRERLSRVQRAEAERAAINMPIQGTAADIIKIAMIRLSQELKARDLLTRMILQVHDELVLEGPEDEVEVVVPLVREVMENAFPLDAPLKVDVAVGPNWLEAK; encoded by the coding sequence ATGGTACAGTTACATGATAAGGAGAATTGCCAGGTGTCCTCGCGTCCTTTGCTCATGATCGTGGATGGTCACTCCCTATTGTACCGGGCCTTCCACGGCGTGCCCGATGCGCTGGCCAGCCGTCAGGGGGAGCCCACCAACGCCATCTACGGCTTCACCGCTATGCTGCTGAACGTCCTTCGAGACTGGCATCCGACTTACGCCCTGGTGGCGATGGACGTCGGGCGTTCGTTCCGGCATGAGAAGGCCAAGGAGTACAAGGCCAACCGGGAGCAGATGCCGGACAGCCTCCGGTCGCAGCTGGAGCGGGCCCGAGAGCTGTTACAGGCCCTTCACATCCCCGCCGTAGGGTTGGAGGGTTGGGAGGCGGACGACATCATCGGCACGGTGTCGGAGAAAGCCAACGAGAGGGGCATAGAGGTCCTCATCGTTACGGGCGATACGGACGCCCTCCAGCTCGTGGACGGCGGCGTCAGAGTGCTAACCCCCGGGCGTCGCTTCTCGGATCCGGTGGTATACGACCGGAGGCGCGTGGTGGAGCGCTATGGCCTTGAGCCGGAGCAACTAGCGGATTTCAAAGCCCTGGTGGGGGACAAGTCGGACAACGTGGCTGGGGTCAAGGGTATCGGCGAGAAGACGGCGGCCGAGCTCTTGAGGCAGTACAAGACGCTGGAGGGGATCTACGAGCACCTGGATGAGATTCAGAATGCCCGGGCTCGCCGGGCTCTAGAGGGCAGAGAGGCGGAGGCTCTCCGCAATCGCGAGTTGGTCACCATTTGGCGCGATGTGCCTCTGGAGCTGGATCTAGACCAGTGCCGGGTTGGGCAGGGCGACATGGCGGCACTAGAGCAGCTCTTTCGGGAGCTGGACTTCCGCAGCCTGATGGGTCGGCTGACGGAGCAGCAGGAGGGGCAGCTGAGCCTGTTCACGGCTCCCGCTCCGGCCGAGGGTCCCAGGGAGACGTCGGCTTCGGAAGCCACCACCGAGTACGAGATCGTAGACTCGGTGGTGGCCCTGGAGAAGCTGGCCGCCGCGGCGGCCGACGCCGAGATGATAGCTCTGGACGTGGAGAGCGACGCTCTTGATGCCGTGTCGTCGGCGCTGGTGGGCATATCGCTAGCTCTGGAAGAGGGCCGAGGGTACTACATCCCGGTGGGCCACCGAAGCGAAGGTAACGGCAACCTGGACCTCGATGAGGTGCGGAGGGTACTGGGCCCCGTGCTCATGGACCCCGCGGTGGAGAAGGTGGCCCACAATAGCAAGTATGACTGGGAGATGCTGCAGCGGCACGGTCTGCATGCCTCAGGGCCGGATTTCGACACCATGGTGGCGGAGTGGATCCTCAATCCCGACCAGCGCAGCTTCGGGCTGAAAGCAGTGGCTTGGGGCCGCCTGGGGGTAGAGATGACTCCCATCACCGACATCATCGGCAAGGGCAGGAGGCAACGGTCCATGGCGGACTGCGAGGTGCGCGAGGTGGCGCCCTACGCGGCGGCCGACGCCGATGCCACCTTGCGACTGCGTCCGCTCCTGGAACGGGAACTACGGGAGCGAGAGCAGTGGCGTCTCTTCCGCGAAGTGGAGATGCCCCTCGTGCCGGTATTGGCGGAGATGGAGCTTAAGGGCGTCCGCATTGACGTGGACTACCTGAGAGAGTTCTCTGCCGAGCTGGAGCGACGGCTGGAGGAGATCACTACGCAGATCAGGCTGCTGGCCGGGTATCCACTGAACGTGAACAGCACGCAGCAGCTGAGCGATCTTCTGTTCAACCAGCTGAGGCTTCCGTGCGGGGGGTTGCGACGGACCGCCAGCGGCCACTACAGCACGGCGGCGGAGGTGCTCGAAGAGCTTCGGGGGGAGCACGAGGTGGTGGACCTCATTCTGGAGCACCGCCAACTCTCCAAGCTCAAATCTACCTATGCCGAGGCACTCCCGGGATTGGTCAATCCCCATACGGGTAGGGTGCACACTTCGTACAACCAGACGGCAACGGTGACTGGCCGTCTCTCCTCTAGCGATCCTAACCTGCAGAACATCCCCATCCGCACCGAGTTAGGCCGCCGGATAAGGCGGGCTTTCACGGCGGAGCCGGGCAGTCTCCTCATCGGGGCCGACTACTCGCAGGTGGAGCTGCGCATACTGGCTCATGTGTCCCAGGACCCGAGGCTGCTGCGCGCCTTTGCTGAGGGACTGGACATTCACGCCAGCACGGCCGCCCTCACGTACGGGGTCCCCATCGAGCAGGTAACGCCGGAGATGAGGCGCATCTCCAAGACGGTGAACTTCGCCGTCATCTACGGAGTGAGTGCCTTCGGCCTGGCGCGTCAGTCCGACCTGAGCGAGGCCGAGTCCCGCGCCTTCATCGAGGCCTACTTCCGCAACTACCCCAAAGTGCGCGAGTATATCGAGGGGGTGCGGGCCTCGGTGGCCGAGAAGGGCTATGTGGAGACCCTGCTGGGGCGGCGGCGGTACTTCCCGCAGTTGTCAGGTAGGGAGAGGCTGTCGCGGGTACAGAGGGCGGAAGCGGAGAGGGCAGCCATCAACATGCCCATCCAGGGAACGGCCGCCGACATCATCAAGATCGCTATGATCCGTCTCAGCCAGGAGTTGAAGGCCAGGGACCTGCTGACGCGGATGATCCTCCAGGTCCACGACGAGCTGGTTCTGGAGGGGCCTGAGGACGAGGTCGAGGTGGTGGTGCCGTTGGTACGCGAAGTGATGGAGAACGCCTTCCCCCTGGACGCGCCCCTGAAGGTTGACGTGGCGGTGGGCCCGAACTGGCTGGAGGCCAAGTAG
- a CDS encoding arsenate reductase ArsC, which produces MEGAVGPEGERPFRMLVLCTGNSARSQMAEAIVRKLAGDAVEVHSAGIAPAGLNPLAVQAMAEIGVDISGQRSKSVTEFLGQRFDLVLTVCDSARESCPVFPGAPEYVHWSLPDPAAATGSHEARMQVFREVRDRLQGLLGDLLRSRGLVA; this is translated from the coding sequence ATGGAGGGTGCTGTGGGTCCCGAAGGCGAGCGGCCGTTCCGGATGTTGGTGCTGTGTACGGGCAACTCGGCCCGGAGCCAGATGGCTGAGGCGATCGTGCGCAAGCTGGCCGGGGACGCGGTCGAGGTGCACAGCGCTGGCATCGCACCGGCGGGGCTCAACCCGCTGGCGGTGCAGGCCATGGCCGAGATCGGAGTGGACATAAGCGGCCAGAGGTCCAAAAGCGTCACCGAGTTCCTGGGGCAGCGCTTCGACCTGGTGCTGACTGTGTGCGACAGCGCCCGCGAGTCATGCCCCGTGTTTCCCGGGGCCCCTGAGTACGTGCACTGGAGTTTGCCCGATCCGGCAGCGGCCACGGGCAGTCACGAGGCTCGCATGCAGGTGTTCCGGGAGGTGAGGGACAGGCTGCAAGGGCTTCTGGGCGATCTGCTGCGCTCCCGCGGGCTAGTCGCCTGA
- a CDS encoding glycerophosphodiester phosphodiesterase, with amino-acid sequence MHIIAHRGASAYEPENTLRAFERALELGADWVELDLRLTADGQAVVLHPEDLGETTDGRGPVSEKTLAEVRRFHAGLGERVPTLIEVLDSFGARCGLYVELKAPGTPRALAEALARVRPPVGLVAASFQATLVRQAATLLPSIPASILSSDPAVDLTVLAKRIGARMVHLCWEDASSRPDTLVTPDLLSRFARHGLEVVLWHEERPEVLEAMLSLPVWGVCTNTPDAARALLKKAKAGR; translated from the coding sequence ATGCACATCATAGCACACCGAGGTGCCTCAGCCTACGAGCCCGAGAACACTCTGCGCGCCTTCGAACGCGCCCTGGAGCTGGGGGCCGACTGGGTAGAACTGGATCTGCGTCTCACGGCCGACGGACAGGCCGTGGTGCTGCACCCGGAGGACCTGGGTGAGACTACCGACGGGAGAGGCCCCGTCTCTGAGAAGACCCTGGCGGAGGTGCGCCGCTTCCACGCTGGCCTGGGCGAGCGCGTGCCCACTCTCATCGAGGTCCTGGACTCATTCGGAGCCAGGTGCGGGCTCTACGTGGAATTGAAGGCGCCCGGCACCCCGCGAGCCCTGGCCGAAGCCCTGGCACGAGTACGACCACCGGTCGGCCTCGTAGCTGCTTCCTTTCAGGCAACACTGGTGCGTCAGGCAGCAACACTCCTGCCTAGCATCCCCGCATCCATACTCAGCAGTGACCCTGCCGTCGACCTAACGGTGCTGGCCAAGCGCATCGGCGCCAGGATGGTGCATCTGTGCTGGGAGGATGCCTCGTCCCGGCCTGACACCTTGGTTACGCCCGATCTCCTCAGCCGCTTCGCTCGTCACGGCCTGGAGGTAGTGCTATGGCACGAAGAGAGGCCAGAGGTGCTCGAGGCCATGCTTTCGCTGCCCGTCTGGGGAGTGTGCACCAACACTCCCGATGCCGCACGGGCCTTGCTCAAGAAGGCGAAGGCAGGACGCTGA
- a CDS encoding sugar phosphate isomerase/epimerase, protein MIRLAGMTSIFPDMTLDEGLAALKRYGYEGLEARVEWGHRSGIEASLSPTERADVRKKVEDAGLTVCAIATGVRAAEADEEARAKHMRDLVTYVDLAADLGAPYVRTFGGQRPRDRELKYVIDYVVEAYRSVLSRAADRGVVVLMETHDDWSHSSEVAAVVERVDHPNLKVLWDIMHPQRMMEKPEETFSVIGALTRHLHAHDGIYPAGGSRVQMVPLGEGVFDHATPLRLLQEAGFDGYFSVEVIHAPGSQHDAEGVLRQYAEAFRRMVGR, encoded by the coding sequence GTGATACGTCTGGCCGGTATGACGAGCATCTTTCCTGACATGACTCTGGATGAGGGTCTGGCAGCGCTAAAACGGTACGGCTATGAGGGATTGGAGGCCCGGGTGGAGTGGGGCCACCGGTCCGGCATCGAGGCTTCTCTCTCTCCGACAGAGCGGGCCGATGTTCGCAAGAAGGTGGAGGACGCAGGCCTAACCGTCTGCGCCATCGCCACTGGCGTGCGAGCGGCGGAAGCGGACGAGGAGGCTCGGGCCAAGCACATGCGCGACCTGGTCACCTACGTGGACCTGGCAGCCGACCTGGGGGCGCCTTACGTGCGCACCTTCGGGGGACAGCGTCCGAGGGATCGTGAGCTCAAGTATGTGATTGACTATGTGGTGGAGGCCTACCGGTCGGTGCTCAGCCGAGCGGCCGACCGGGGTGTAGTGGTGCTGATGGAGACCCACGACGACTGGTCCCACTCCAGCGAAGTGGCGGCGGTGGTGGAGAGGGTAGATCACCCCAACCTGAAAGTCCTGTGGGACATCATGCATCCGCAGCGGATGATGGAGAAACCTGAGGAGACGTTCTCGGTGATAGGGGCGCTGACCCGGCACCTGCATGCTCACGACGGGATCTATCCCGCGGGCGGGAGCCGGGTGCAGATGGTCCCGCTGGGGGAGGGCGTGTTCGATCACGCTACTCCCCTGAGACTGCTGCAGGAAGCGGGATTCGACGGCTACTTCTCGGTCGAGGTTATCCACGCCCCGGGCAGCCAGCACGATGCCGAGGGGGTTCTGAGGCAGTACGCCGAGGCGTTCCGCAGAATGGTAGGTCGGTAG
- a CDS encoding ABC transporter ATP-binding protein — translation MDTLKRLVAQYLLRYWRHAVLTYFCMTVTTVTGLVVPLVIRSVIDLGLTGRDPALIDRAGLIIVGISAASALFSFGHRYLHAWLAEHMAYDMRNDLYDHLQRLSFSYHDRTDTGQLISRCTSDVNAVLRFSGWAIMQAVNIVLLSAIALTILFTTDWRLAAVSLLPLPVVAVMAVVFRQRIRPVFRAIQQQFAVMTTVLQENLLGAQVVRAFARQDYEISKFNTEVDRVRRHRLQAIRYWVTNNQLNIFLFGLCTTLLLLYGGPRVMAGELTVGILVAFSGYLALLSGPIQSIGEIVNSATEATAAGERIFEILDTRPEVADRPGAIEAPTFRGNVTFDHVSFRYTSRDLTHEGPYSVHDVSFTAEPNQVVAIVGPTGCGKSTLVSLIPRFYDVTEGAVRIDGMDVRDLTLESLRRQVGIVFQEPLLFTGTIRENIAYGRPEATMDEIERAARIAQAHDFITAFPEGYDTFVGERGYTLSGGQRQRVSIARAILLDPRILILDDATAAVDTETEHLIQLALAEVMRGRTTFVIAQRLTTAKAADMILVMDHGRVVERGTHEELLQHSGLYRRIYDLQLRDQEEQLARDGLAGRPLSALSHRRVNS, via the coding sequence GTGGACACGCTGAAGCGCCTCGTAGCTCAGTACCTGCTCCGCTATTGGAGGCACGCTGTTCTCACCTACTTCTGTATGACCGTGACCACCGTGACTGGGCTGGTGGTGCCTCTGGTGATCCGCAGTGTAATAGACCTTGGCCTGACCGGGCGCGATCCCGCCCTCATAGACCGGGCTGGCCTGATCATTGTGGGCATCAGTGCTGCTTCCGCCCTCTTCTCCTTCGGGCACCGCTATCTGCATGCCTGGCTGGCCGAGCATATGGCCTACGACATGCGCAACGACCTGTACGATCACCTGCAGCGGCTCTCCTTCTCTTACCACGACCGCACCGACACCGGCCAGCTCATCTCCCGCTGCACCTCCGACGTCAACGCGGTGCTGCGCTTCTCCGGCTGGGCCATCATGCAGGCCGTCAACATCGTCCTGCTCTCCGCCATCGCCCTCACCATCCTCTTCACCACCGACTGGCGTCTGGCAGCTGTGTCGCTCCTCCCGCTCCCTGTGGTGGCCGTGATGGCGGTGGTGTTCCGTCAGCGGATTCGCCCTGTCTTCCGCGCCATACAGCAGCAGTTTGCCGTCATGACCACCGTCCTGCAGGAGAATCTGCTGGGAGCCCAGGTGGTGCGGGCCTTCGCTCGACAGGACTATGAGATCTCCAAGTTCAACACCGAGGTGGACCGAGTTCGCCGTCACCGGCTCCAGGCCATACGCTACTGGGTCACGAACAACCAGCTCAATATCTTCCTGTTCGGGCTTTGCACTACCTTGCTCCTGCTCTACGGCGGCCCCCGCGTCATGGCCGGCGAGCTGACCGTGGGCATCCTGGTCGCCTTCAGCGGCTACCTGGCCCTCCTCTCCGGTCCCATCCAGAGCATTGGCGAGATCGTCAACTCGGCCACCGAGGCCACCGCGGCCGGAGAACGCATCTTCGAGATCCTGGATACCCGGCCCGAGGTGGCCGACCGGCCCGGCGCCATCGAAGCCCCCACCTTCCGGGGCAACGTGACGTTCGATCATGTGAGTTTCCGCTACACCAGTCGCGACCTGACGCACGAGGGACCGTACTCGGTGCATGACGTGTCCTTCACCGCTGAGCCCAACCAGGTAGTAGCGATCGTGGGCCCTACCGGCTGCGGCAAGAGCACCCTCGTCAGCCTGATCCCCCGCTTCTACGACGTCACCGAGGGTGCGGTGCGGATTGACGGGATGGACGTGCGCGACCTGACCCTCGAGTCCCTGCGCCGGCAGGTAGGCATCGTGTTCCAGGAGCCTCTACTCTTCACCGGCACCATCCGAGAGAACATCGCCTACGGCCGTCCCGAGGCGACCATGGATGAGATCGAGCGCGCCGCCAGGATCGCCCAGGCCCACGACTTCATCACCGCCTTCCCCGAGGGCTACGATACCTTCGTGGGCGAGCGTGGGTACACCCTCTCCGGGGGACAGCGCCAGCGTGTGTCTATCGCCAGGGCCATCCTGCTGGATCCTCGCATCCTTATCCTAGACGACGCCACCGCGGCGGTGGACACCGAGACCGAGCACCTGATACAGCTGGCCCTGGCCGAAGTCATGCGTGGACGCACCACCTTCGTCATCGCCCAGCGTCTCACTACGGCGAAAGCGGCCGACATGATTCTGGTGATGGACCACGGGAGGGTGGTGGAACGAGGCACTCACGAGGAGCTTCTGCAGCACTCCGGCCTCTACCGGCGCATCTACGACCTGCAGCTGCGTGATCAGGAAGAGCAACTAGCGAGAGACGGGCTGGCCGGAAGGCCTCTCAGTGCCTTGTCGCACCGGAGGGTGAACTCGTGA
- a CDS encoding ABC transporter ATP-binding protein, with product MERERRSVAPPAPRPDEVEDRYAEYDPDIARRLAGYIRPYSRMLGTALVLVLTASALSLAGPYVVRLAIDEGIVARNLTALVVSALGFTGLNLIAWRIRVKQADILSRTGQGIMYDIRTQLFAHLQRLSMRFFDTHEVGRIISRMISDVHVLEDFATWAIVQVVNDTFVLAGIVAVMLAMDVRLSLLTFTVLPFMAVGTFIWRAKARDSYREVRRAISRINGSLAENISGVRVVQALVRERLNFDIFKGINRHNLDINLYAARLSAIYFPSVEFANAVATAMVVWFGGRQVLAGHITEGALVAFLLYVGRFFMPVRDLAMRYNSLLATMASGERIFQLLDTPPDIEDKPDAQPLPPIQGRVTFDDVSFSYSPDKPVIEHVSFEVEPGQTVAFVGSTGAGKTSLIKLLARFYDVTGGAIRIDGHDIRDVTQESLHRQIAIVLQENYLFSGSVLDNIRYGRLEATEEEVVEAARAVGAHEFISQLPYGYHTEVQEGGAILSTGQRQLIAFARALLADPRILVLDEATANIDTETERLIQQALRRLLQGRTSFVIAHRLSTIVQSDMIVVIERGRVQEMGTHEELLARRGRYYELYTLLYSRQQQALSVGNSWGKTA from the coding sequence ATGGAGCGGGAACGTCGGTCCGTAGCGCCGCCGGCGCCCCGCCCGGACGAGGTGGAGGACCGGTATGCCGAATACGACCCCGACATCGCTCGTCGGCTGGCGGGCTACATCCGTCCCTACTCCCGCATGCTGGGGACAGCCTTGGTGCTGGTCCTCACCGCCTCCGCCCTAAGCCTCGCCGGCCCCTATGTGGTGAGACTAGCCATAGACGAGGGCATCGTTGCCCGGAACCTCACCGCCCTCGTCGTGTCGGCCTTGGGTTTCACCGGCCTCAACCTGATCGCGTGGCGCATCCGGGTGAAGCAGGCCGACATCCTGTCGCGCACCGGCCAGGGTATCATGTACGACATCCGCACTCAGCTGTTCGCCCACCTTCAACGCCTGTCCATGCGGTTCTTCGATACCCACGAAGTCGGGCGCATCATCTCTCGCATGATCTCAGACGTTCACGTGCTGGAGGACTTCGCCACCTGGGCCATCGTTCAGGTGGTCAACGACACCTTCGTGCTGGCGGGCATCGTGGCCGTGATGTTGGCGATGGATGTGCGTCTCTCCCTTCTGACCTTCACGGTACTGCCGTTCATGGCCGTGGGCACCTTCATATGGCGAGCCAAGGCCCGCGACAGCTACCGCGAGGTGCGCCGGGCCATCTCCCGCATCAACGGGAGCCTGGCCGAGAACATCAGCGGGGTACGGGTAGTGCAGGCGCTGGTGCGGGAGCGGCTCAACTTCGACATCTTCAAGGGCATCAATCGCCACAACCTGGACATCAACCTGTACGCCGCTAGGCTCTCCGCCATCTACTTCCCTTCAGTCGAGTTCGCCAACGCAGTCGCTACTGCTATGGTGGTGTGGTTCGGCGGCCGCCAGGTCCTCGCCGGCCACATCACCGAGGGAGCCCTGGTGGCCTTCCTTCTCTACGTAGGTCGTTTCTTCATGCCTGTTCGCGACCTGGCCATGCGCTACAACTCCCTCCTCGCCACCATGGCTTCCGGCGAGCGCATCTTTCAGTTGCTGGACACACCGCCGGACATCGAAGACAAACCTGACGCCCAGCCCCTTCCTCCCATCCAGGGACGGGTGACCTTCGATGACGTTAGCTTCAGCTACTCTCCGGACAAGCCTGTCATCGAGCACGTTTCCTTCGAGGTGGAGCCAGGCCAGACTGTCGCCTTCGTCGGCTCCACCGGCGCCGGCAAAACCTCCCTCATCAAGCTACTGGCCCGCTTCTACGACGTGACTGGAGGCGCGATCAGGATCGATGGGCACGACATCCGCGATGTGACTCAGGAGTCGCTGCACCGCCAGATCGCCATCGTCCTCCAGGAGAACTACCTCTTCTCTGGGAGCGTCCTCGACAACATCCGCTACGGCAGGCTCGAGGCCACTGAGGAAGAGGTGGTGGAAGCGGCTCGGGCGGTGGGGGCACACGAGTTCATCAGCCAGCTACCTTATGGCTACCACACCGAAGTACAGGAGGGAGGCGCCATCCTCTCTACTGGGCAGCGCCAGCTCATCGCCTTCGCCCGCGCCCTGTTGGCCGACCCCAGGATACTGGTTCTGGATGAAGCCACCGCCAACATAGATACCGAGACGGAGAGGCTAATCCAGCAGGCCCTCAGGCGACTGCTTCAGGGACGCACTTCGTTCGTAATCGCCCACCGCCTGTCCACCATAGTCCAGTCGGATATGATCGTGGTGATCGAGCGGGGGCGGGTGCAAGAGATGGGCACGCACGAGGAACTGCTGGCCAGGCGGGGCCGATACTACGAGCTCTACACCTTGCTGTACTCGCGCCAACAGCAAGCCCTCTCAGTAGGGAACAGCTGGGGCAAGACCGCCTGA
- a CDS encoding ribonuclease HII, with the protein MRPDLVCECTWWREGYRRVAGVDEAGRGALFGPLVAAAVILPPDLDLSRLPGLADSKLLSPHAREALYDRILAEAEAVGVGAVSAATVDRAGLQKANVEAMTRALEALPVRPDLVLVDGLGPCPQGYRTSALIDGDALCASISAASIVAKVARDRLVCELATIFPGYSLECNKGYSTAEHLASLQRLGPTRLHRRSFAPVAALLASGHD; encoded by the coding sequence GTGCGCCCGGACCTGGTCTGTGAGTGTACCTGGTGGCGAGAGGGATACCGCAGGGTGGCCGGGGTGGATGAGGCCGGGCGCGGAGCTCTCTTCGGGCCCCTCGTAGCGGCCGCGGTCATCCTCCCGCCGGACCTGGACCTGAGCCGACTCCCCGGCCTGGCGGACTCCAAGCTATTGTCGCCCCACGCCCGCGAGGCCCTGTACGACCGCATCCTGGCCGAGGCCGAGGCTGTTGGGGTGGGTGCAGTGAGCGCGGCCACGGTGGACCGGGCCGGCCTCCAGAAGGCCAACGTAGAGGCCATGACGAGAGCGCTGGAAGCGTTGCCCGTGAGGCCGGACCTGGTGCTGGTAGATGGGTTGGGTCCTTGCCCCCAGGGCTACAGGACGAGCGCTCTCATTGATGGCGACGCCCTGTGTGCCAGCATCAGTGCGGCCTCCATCGTGGCCAAGGTGGCGCGCGACCGCCTGGTGTGCGAGCTGGCGACGATCTTCCCCGGCTACTCTCTGGAGTGTAACAAGGGCTACTCGACGGCCGAACACCTAGCGTCGTTGCAGCGCCTAGGCCCCACTCGGCTGCATCGCCGCAGCTTCGCGCCAGTGGCCGCCCTCTTGGCTTCAGGACACGACTAG